A stretch of DNA from Sandaracinaceae bacterium:
GAGTGGGTGTTGACCACCTCCTCGATCTCCTTGTCGGTCGCGGGGCCGCAGAGTCCGTCGCTGCACAGCACGTAGATGTCGCCCGGCTGGGGCTTGTCCAGCATGGTGTCGACCTTCACGTGCTCCTTCATGCCGAGCGCGCGCACGATGACGTTCTTGTGCGGGAAGTTGGCGATCTCTTCCTCGCTCAGCCGCTTCATCTTGATGTAGTCGTTGAGCAGCGAGTGGTCCTCGGTGAGCTGCTCGAGCTTGCTGTCGCGGATGCGGTACACGCGGCTGTCGCCGACGTGCGCGATGAGGACGCCCTCGTCCACGACGAGGATGCCGCAGATGGTCGTGCCCATACCGCGCAGCTTGGGGTCGCGCTGAGCCGCCTCGTAGATGCGCAGATTGGCGAGCTTGATGCTCGTCATCAGGCGGTTCTCTTCGTAGCCGCGCGACTTGTCCATCTTGTACGGCCAGGTCGCTTCGGGATCGGCGTGCGTCGCCCGGAAGAACTCGCGCAGGGTGTCGATGGCCATCTGGCTCGCCACCTCGCCCGAGGCATGACCACCCATCCCGTCGGCGACGACGTAGAGGTTGTACTCGTCGATCACATCGAAGTTGTCTTCGTTGTGAGCTCGCTTCATGCCGACGTCGGTGTGACCGACCGCCAGCACACGGGCACGGGATGCCATCTGAGTCTCGCCTTGCGCTGCTGCGGGTGTGCCGAGCGGGAGCGCTCGGTAGCGCGAAGGTACAAACCTTCACGTGCCGCCGTCAATGAACTGAACACAAGGGGGGCGCAATTCGCGGCGCAGGACGGAACGGGGCTGCGGAGCCGCGTGGCGGCAGTCTGCCTCGTGTGGGGGCTTGCTGTCCTCGCGTCGGCCGTGTACCCCACGACCATGCCGGAAGAGTTGAAGCGCGAGCTGCTGGCTATCGCCGATGCCCTCGACGGGCTGCTGCACTGGGAGCACGAGCTGTCCGGTGACGGGTTCCCCGCGGTGAACGTGCCGGAAGTGACGCGCGCGCTGGCGCCTCCATCGGCTGCCCCGCCGCGCTCCGCGCCGTCGTCGGGGAGGGCGGCGCCCGAAGAAGCGTGGGCCCACCCAACTGCGCAGGCGTCCAACCTTTCGCGCGATCCGTCACTCGCTCCACACGCTCCCGCCGTCAGCCCAGTGACGACGACGGTACAGGGCGCGCCCCGCTCGCTCGCTATGCTACAGGCCGAAGCTGCCGCGTGCTCGGCCTGCGGGTTGCACGCTGGACGCACGAAGAGCGTGTTCGCGCGCGGGAGCGAGCGTGCGGAGGTCGTGTTCGTGGGCGAAGGGCCCGGCTACCACGAGGACCAGTCGGGGGAGCCCTTCGTCGGCGCCGCAGGACAGCTCTTGGACAACATGATCGCCGCCATGGGGTACGGGCGGGACGAGGTCTACGTCTGCAACGTGGTGAAGTGCCGTCCGCCGGACAACCGCACCCCTCTGCCGGCCGAGGCCGAGGCTTGCTCCCCGTATCTGCGCGGGCAGCTGGCTGCCGTGCAGCCCCAGGTCATCGTGGCCTTGGGGAAGTGCGCGACCGAGGCACTCGGCTGCATGCGTGAGGGGCAGCGCAAGTGGCGCGGTGTGTGGAGTGAGTACGCCGGGGTGCCGGTCATGCCCACCTACCACCCCGCGTTCCTCTTGAGGAGCCCCCAGTTCAAGCGGGACGTTTGGGCCGACCTGCAGCTCGTGATGGCGCGGGTTGGCAAGACCCCGCGCGCTGGGGGAGCGCGATGACCCCGCGGCGGCCGAGGCTACCCCAGCACGACGTGTCGCACGACGACCCGGGCTCGGACTGGGATACGCACGACGACGACGACGACGACGAGGTCGGTCTGACCGAACAGCAAGAGACCTACCTGGACGAGGAGGCGCTCATGCACGGCCTCATCTCGGACGAGGGCGAGGTGGTCGGGCTGGACGACGCGACCATGGCGCTGGACGATCCCGCCGAGCTCCTCACCGCGGTTGACGAGCGCGAGGATGACGTGCTGCGCTGGCAGGATGTCGGACCAGCCGAGGACGCCGTGGATCCTGCGTCCATGCTCATCCCGGAGGCCGACGAGAACGGCTACACACGCGAGGGGGATGCCTTAGGTATCGAGGGTGATTCGTCTGCGGACACACTCTTCGCGCACCTGGACGGGCCGTCCGCTGATCACGATGCGACCGCGGGGGTCGACTTGCTCGACGGCCTCGAGCTGCCCAGCCTGCCGGCGCTGGACCAGGAACGCGACGATGGGGGCGCGCTCGGACCGGAAGAAGACACGGACGAGCTGGCCGACGAGCTGTTCGTGCGTGTCCCGCAGGAGTCGGAGCCGGGCGGAGCCGAGCCGTGAACGCGCCGGCCGCGGAGCCACGTGTAGCACGTTTGGCACACGCGCTGCGCATCGGATTGGGCGCTTCGGAAGAGACGGTACGCACCGAGCTTGCCATGCCGACGGACACCGACGACCGCGACGTTGCGCACACGCTCGTCCAGATCCTCTCGGCGTGTCACGCCGCGGCCATCATCGAACCAGTCGAGCGACGCTCCGACACGCCACCCGCCATCAGCGCCTCGCCCGCCGACTCCTCCTTCATGGGTCAGGTGATGTCCCCTGCGGGCTCTGCCATCGTCGTGGCAGACATGACCGACGAGGGCACGTTGCTCGCGCTCGCGCGGGGGGGGACGCTGGCGCAGCGACGCGCGGCGCTGGCGAGACTCGCGGACCTCGTCGACTACCGCGCGCTCTCGGCCGAGCACCTGCGCATCGTGGCGGAGGGGGTCGCGCAGAACCGAGACGTCGAGCTGGCGTACGAGGTGGCGGCGGTGCGTGCGCGCCTCCAGGGGGGCGGGCGAGCCGCGAGGGCGGAGCGTGAAGCCTGGGAGCGCCTCGTGGAGCAGTTGGTGGCCGACATCGCGCGGTTCTGGGACGGTCAGCTGGAGCACGAGCCGCTCGGGCGTCTCCCGGGCAGCGACCGAGCTCAGGTGTTCCTGCGAACTCGCGACCTACCAGACGCCGTGGTCGCGCACATCAGTGCGCTGGCAGAGGGCACCGACGGCTTGCTCGGGGCCCTCGAGCGACGAGAGGTGTTGGCCGCGTTGCGGCACGCAGCCGACGCGCGCCTCGTCCCCGCGTTGGTCAACGTGCTCCACGCTGGAGGCGATGCGCTGGTGCGAGAGGCAGCGCGGGCGCTGGGCCGCATCGACGATCCTCGCGTTGCGCCCGCACTGCGTGCCGCGTTCGACCGCACCGCGGTGGACGCCACTCACCTCGTCGTGGCCTCCGCGCTCGCGCTGGCGGGGGACATGCGTGGTGCACAAGAAGCAGCCGAGGCGCTCACTCGCGGGGAGCCGTCCCTCGTGCCCTTCGTGCTCGAGGCGCTCGAGTCGTTGGGGGACCGCGAGCAAGGCGATGCCCTGTGCGCCTACCTGGACGCACCCGATCCGTCGCTGCGTGTGCGCGCGTGTCGAACGCTGGCGCGGGTCGCGGACGGCCGCGTCCTGGCGCAGCTGGACGCGCACCGCCGGGCGAGCAAGGTCTCCGCGGAGCGGGCCGAGTTGGAGGAGGCCATCGACGCCATCGTGGCGCGCATGGAGCTGCGTGGGGAGGAGGCCATCGTACCGGACCCCGCTGAGACCCGAGATGCCGCGGTGGCCCCGCTGGCGTCGCGCGCGCCCTTCCGGCAGCGCATGCGCGCGTACTGGAACAACCTGGTGGGGACGCTGTGGCTGGCGTTCGGGGCCGTGGGGCGCGCGACCGCGCGCTTCGAGACCGCGTCGCAACAGCGACCGGGTTGGGCTCAGCCGCTCGTGTCGATGGGGCTCGCGTTCGTCAGGCGCAAGGAGTACGCGCAGGCGCTCAACGCGTTCCGACGTGCGCTGACCGCCGAACGGCAGCGCGTGGAGCGCAACCCGCTCGTGGTCGGGCCAGTGGCGCGTGCCTTCTTGCGCCGTGCCGAGGAGGTGGAGCGGGACGGGCGCCACGAGATCGCGCGCGGCCTCGTGATCGAAGCGCTGTCCCTGGATCTCCGGCGCGCCCCTTCGGAGGTCCGCTTCGAGCTGCATCGGCTGGGCGATGCGCTGGGCCGGAGGCTCGGCGAGTGAGCGAGAGAGAGCCCCCTCGGGACGACTCGCAGCGTCTTCGGGGAGCCCTGCGCCGGGCGTTGCTCGAGGTGGAGGTCGACGGTCAGCGGGGCTGGGTCACCATCACGGTCGGGCCGGGCCCAGCGCAGGTGCGCGCGATCTCGGAGGATGGGGACGAGGGTGGACCGCTGGTGGAGGCGGCCCTCGAGGCGCTCGGTTTCGGCGATCCGAGCGGCGCACTCCTCGGACCCCAAGCGTCACAGCCACCAGGACTGCGGCGCGAGTCGCTCTTGCCGCAAGGCGACGCGCGAGTGGACGCACCTCTCTCGACGGCGGGGGTCGCCTTCGAGGATCTCGTCACCGCGATCGTGCGCGTGGGTCTCGACGAGGCATTGGAGGCGCCATCGGTGGAGGCGGCGCGCGAGCGTCTGCTGTCCGCCTGTGCCGCCCCGGCCCCTTTGGGTCTGGCGCGCTTCCTCGGGCGGCTGCGCGCCGGTCTCGCGGAGCGTGATCCCGTCACCGTGACGCGCCTGCTTGACGAGGCGTCCCGCTTCGCGAGCGCTGCGCGGCAGCGGGCGCCGAGCCCGACGGATCTGAAGCGCATCCAGATCATGCTCGGCCCCGGCCGCGACGGGGTGTCCAGCGTGTCGGACTGCGTCCTGGTGGAGTTGTCGAGAGAGTGGGTGGCGGGAGTCGAACGGCACAGCGTGGAGCGGCGACTGTTGGTGGACTCGCGCTCGGGCGAGCTGTTGGTCGAGTGCCGCCTGCAGAAAGGGACGGCATCGCTCGGCCCCTGTCCGCGGGTCTTGCGCGTGGGACTCGCCGAGATCGAGTCCGGCCCCGCCCCGCGCCGCATACACATCCTGCAGTACGAGGTCGGGCACGCGCTCGACGCCGGCTCGTTCGACAGCATCGCCCAGCACGCCGAGCGGGACCTGTCGGCGCTGCGCGCGCGCTACCAGCGGGACATCAAGCAGTATCCCGGCCTGGCCGAGCCGCACGCGCTGTTCGCGCCCGCCCGCGTAGACCGCGACCTCGGCCTGCAGCTCTGTGACGCGTCGGGCGACGCCCTGCCGCTGCGTCGCAGAGGCGACGAGGGACGCAGCGCAGCGCTCGAGCGGGCTTGCGCCGAGGTGTCCCCCGAATGGGTGGTGGGCACGTTGCACGAGCGGCCGGAGGGGCTGGCGCTCGACCCGTGCGGGGTCGCTCTTCGTCACGACGGTGCCGTGCGCTACCTGCGCTTGCGTTGAGTCCGACCGCGTCCGAGCGGCGTTGCCCTCCACCCCCGGGTCTGGCACCTTCGCGGCGATGCTCACGTCGCCGTCCGCCTCCACCCCTCGCGCTCCACGGGCGCACGCTCCGAGCACGGACGCGTCGTTCGCTCGCGCCACCCAGCGGTCGAGCGCCTTGTTGCTCGTCGCGGCTGTCCTCGCCGTGTCGGGGGGGACCGCCCTCTGCGCGTGCGGCGGTACCACCCCTGGCGCACCGTTCCGTCGCGCCAAGCTCGCTGCCGCGGACGAGTTCGAGTGCGCGCCAGCCGACATCCGTGAGGTGGGCGGGATGGAGTGGACGGGTGGTGCGCGCTACGCGCTGGAGGCCTGTGGCCATCGGTACACGTACGAGTGCGACGAGGCGTCCTGCACGCGCGCGTGCGACTACGTCCCAGTCGCGTCGTCGTTCACCGGCGACGGCCCGCCGGAAGGAGAACACGGGGAGTTCGTCAAGCGGTGGGCCTCGGCCGAGTTCGGTTGTGACGACATCCGGCAGGTGTCCCGCGCCTCGGGCCGCTACACGCTCTCCGTGTGCGGCCAGGAGGTCGTGTACGACTGCGACGAAGACGAGGGCTGCGCGCGGCGCTGCGACTGAGCGTGATCGAGCTGAGTCCATTCGAGCGCGCCGCTTGGGAGAGCGCCCTGCGCCGCGGCGAAGCGTGGCGTGAGCGCGCCGAGGCACGGCGTCTGCGCGGGGTCGTTCACACCCCCCCAGAGCTCGCGCGCGCGATGGCGGAGCGCACGCACGTGGCGCTCACCTCCCTGGGGATGCCGGGCGGGGTCGCCGACCCGCGGGTGCACTTGGTGGACCCCAGCTGCGGCACGGGGACGTTCCTGGCGGCGGCAGCCCACGTCGCCGCGCGCGAAGCGCCAGGTTTCCGGCCGTTCCGTGTGAGCGGCTGGGACGTGGACGACGACGCGTTGCGTGACGCCGCGGCGGCGCTCGGCGGCGCGTTCGACGGCGTACCCATCGCGCTCGCGGCGCAGGACACGCTCGGAAGTCACGTGGAGCCGCCACCCGATGGGTGCGTGGCCATCCTCGGGAACCCACCCTGGGCGGCGCGCTCCGAGAACCGCGGGGATGCCGGCATCGAGGCTCTGCTGGAGGACTTTCGCTGCGACATGCACGGTGAGCGCCTGTCGGAGCGCAAGCTGGGCGTGCTGTCCGACACCTACGTGCGCTTCCTGCGCTGGGCTTGCGAGGCCGTGCGCATGGCCCCGCGCGGTGGTGTGGTGTCGCTGGTCATGAACGGGTCGTTCCTCGACGGACCGGTGCACCGCGGCCTCCGCGCCGCCTTGTGTCGCTGGTTCGACGGGGTGTCCATATGGGACCTGGGGGGCAGCGCGCTCGTGGCGCGCGAGGCGGGCCGTGACGACAACGTCTTCGGTGTGCGCCCGGGGGTCGCGGTGCTCACGGCGTGGACTCACGGGGGGGAGACCCCGCCGCGCGTGCGCGCGCGCGCCTCCACGTGGCGCGTCCGCGGCTCGGTCGAGCAGAAGTGGGCAGCGCTCTCCGACTGGGCGACGGGGGAGGGCTCGTTCTTCACGCCCTGCGCACCCTTGTACCGCCTCTCGGAGAGCGCGGGTCACAGCTGGCCCGCAGGGTACGTCGACCTGCCCGTCCTCATGCCGTTTCATCAGGAGGGGGTCCAGACCAACCGCGACGACGTCGTGGTGGACCGTGATCCCGACCGCCTGCGCGATCGGCTCGAGCGGTTCATCGCAGGGTCCGAAGACGCGGACCTCGGCCCCGCGCTGGCGGAGCGCCAGCACTACGCGCCCGAGAAGGCACGTGCGGCCGTCCGCGCCGCCTGGACTTCCGATCCCGAGCGCTGCGTGCAGCCCATCGCGTACCGCCCGTTCGACCCAGCGTACTTCGTGCCCATCGCGCCGCTGTGCCATCGGCCGCGTACCAGCCTGATCGAGGCCATGCAGCGGAGCGAGCTCGCGCTCGTGACGGTGCGCAAGGACCGCGGTGAGCGGCCGTGGGCGCACGCCATGGCCGTGCGCCACGTGCCCGACAACTGCCTCTTGTCGTCGCGATCCAGCTGTCGCGCGCGCGCGTTTCCGACACACCAGCCGGACGGCACCTCGAACCTCGACCCAGAGGCGCTCGGCGCGTGGGCGGCGGCTCTACCCACCTCGCCGGGTCCACGTCAGGTGGTCGCGTGGGTGTTGCTCTGGCTCATGGCGCCCGCGTATCAGCAGCGCTTCGACGCCCTGTTGAAGGGGGACTATCCGGCCATCCCGGGTCCGCGAGACACCTCCGAATGGGAGGAGGGAACGCGGCTGGGCGAGGACCTGATCGCCCTCTGCCTGCAGGACCGGCACACCAAGCTGCCCGAGCACACGGAGGTCGGCCATCACCGCGAGGTGCGCTCACCGTGGGGCTTCGAGCGCGCACTGTCGGCGGCGAGCGCGTTCGTCGAGCTGCGCTTCCGCGCCGAGGGTGTGTGAGGCGCCGACCCCTCTTCGCGCGTGGCCGATTGACGGACGGCATGGCCTCACATAGCGTATCGTTTCCGTCGTGCTGAGCTCCGAGCGAAAATCGAGTATTTCCGTGCGATTGCGTCGTGCCCCGACGCAATACAAGCCGGTCTCGCGCATCGCCGTGGGGGGCATGGCGGAGGTCTGGCGTGGCACCGCCACGTTCGAGAATGGTGATGAGTACCCCGTCGCCATCAAGCGCGTGCTCCCCCACATCACGGACCCGCTGTTTCGAGCGATGTTCAAGGACGAGGCGCGGCTGGGCATGACCCTGCGGCACGCCAACATCGTGCCGGTCTACGACGCACGCGACATCGGGGGCACC
This window harbors:
- a CDS encoding uracil-DNA glycosylase; translated protein: MPEELKRELLAIADALDGLLHWEHELSGDGFPAVNVPEVTRALAPPSAAPPRSAPSSGRAAPEEAWAHPTAQASNLSRDPSLAPHAPAVSPVTTTVQGAPRSLAMLQAEAAACSACGLHAGRTKSVFARGSERAEVVFVGEGPGYHEDQSGEPFVGAAGQLLDNMIAAMGYGRDEVYVCNVVKCRPPDNRTPLPAEAEACSPYLRGQLAAVQPQVIVALGKCATEALGCMREGQRKWRGVWSEYAGVPVMPTYHPAFLLRSPQFKRDVWADLQLVMARVGKTPRAGGAR
- a CDS encoding Stp1/IreP family PP2C-type Ser/Thr phosphatase encodes the protein MKRAHNEDNFDVIDEYNLYVVADGMGGHASGEVASQMAIDTLREFFRATHADPEATWPYKMDKSRGYEENRLMTSIKLANLRIYEAAQRDPKLRGMGTTICGILVVDEGVLIAHVGDSRVYRIRDSKLEQLTEDHSLLNDYIKMKRLSEEEIANFPHKNVIVRALGMKEHVKVDTMLDKPQPGDIYVLCSDGLCGPATDKEIEEVVNTHSDLKTATKALIDRANSNGGPDNITAVLAKVVGVG